The nucleotide sequence CGGGATACGGCTGGGGGATCGGAGCTATCCTGTTGTTGTGAGGCATATATGCCTGAAAAGGGAGCGGTTTGGGTGTGCTGGCGAGCTTCATGCGTACAGGTTTGTCACTCAATGGCTGGCTCTCAATCAGGAGAACTACGGGCGTTATGCGGATGCGGCTTCCTGGGATGAGAGGAGGGCGCTTCTGAGAAGGATCCTGGTTGGGAACATACTCTCTGCTGCGAATCTTGATCTTGGAAGGTTGAGAGACGCGATCTG is from Methanothrix sp. and encodes:
- a CDS encoding CRISPR-associated endonuclease Cas6 → MSTCAFGKMWFNKFGGIRLGDRSYPVVVRHICLKRERFGCAGELHAYRFVTQWLALNQENYGRYADAASWDERRALLRRILVGNILSAANLDLGRLRDAICTLKGVMVTGIRYEFLANFHIPDLMGLGKYVSKGFGGVVNGRRREHDRAGGDRAE